The genomic segment taagtttttagaatagttataaataaatatgttaaataaccaaataattaattaattaattaattaagtaattaattaataattaattatataattaggaaagatttaaattaataatatgataaataaataattaaatgaatattaaataaataaataattaagtattaattaaataattatttttttagtaaaggaaaaatattatattaaataattaattaattaaataaataattaagtataaattaaataattaattaaataattagtaaacattagataataataatttatttaaataaaggaaaaattagataataattatctaattaattaaataataagtaaacatttaaattaataatatgattaataaataaataaataaataatgaagtattaattaaataattattttattagtttaagaaaaattagataatagataactaaataaataaataaataagtataaattaaataattaattaaataattagtaaacattagataataataatttatttaaataaaggaaaaattagataataattaactaatttattaaataataagtaaacatttaaattaataatatgattaataaataaataaataaataatgaagtattaattaaataattaattttttagtaaaggaaaaattagataatagataactaattaaataaataattaattaattaattaaatacttaattaaataattagtaaacattagataataataatttatttaaataaaggaaaaattagataataattaactaatttattaaataataagtaaacattttaattaataatatgattaataaataaataatgaagtattaatgaaataattaattttttagtgatggaaaaattagataatagataactaattaaataaataaataaataaataaataaataattaaaataaataaataattaagtataaattaaataattagtaaacattagataataataatttaattaaataaaggaaaaattagataataattaactaattaattaaataataagtaaacatttaaattaataatatgattaataaattgataaataaataaataaataatgaagtaataattaaataattaattttttagtaaaggaaaaattagatgatagataactaattaattaactaattaattatttactaattaaataagtaaataaataattttaggataaattagataaaatagcataaaatagcataaaatattatgataaaacataaaataccataaaattattaaatgtgttataatataatataaaattattaaatgtttttataatataatataacaattatattataaaagCATTATAAAGTAGCATAAAACTattaaatgttttataatataatataataattataattgtttatattataaaacattttaAAGTCGTTTAAAACTATTAATTGTTTATAATAGActattataaacattttataaCACTTTAAAAATATAAGACTATTAACATATCGTAAACTTATATActtttataacactttagatggcgattgacaagacttggacgatattgagaaatcgtgcttgtcGAGAATATTGGAACGGTCTACAAGCTTTTTTGACGATGGCGTCGGAATATAAGGATTCCTCTGGTAGAATTAGGGGTCCGTGTGTTAGatgcataaataataggcttgaaaCTTTACCTATGGTGAAAGCACACGTATTCGATTGGGGTTTTCATAGAGGTTATGAGAAGTGGATATATCATGGTGAAGCGGAAGCAGATGTTGCCAATGTGGTGGACGCCAACGATGATGATGTTGATGAGATGATTCCAATGGTCGAAGACTTCCTTCTACCTACAACCGAAGAAGTTGAAAATAATCCTGCGGCGGGACAATTTTATGACGAGCTGTTTGACGAGATAGAGGCTGAGTTATATCCTGGTTGTAATTGGATATCTTCTCTTAACTTTTTAGCAAAATTattgcatttgaaagttagaggcaAGATTCCGAATAAAATCTTCGATGAATTACTGAAATTACTAAAGCTTGCATTTCCGAAGGgaaataaaattccatcaaccTACTACGAGGCTAAAAAAAGATTACAGAAATTAGGGTTAGGGTACGAGTCAATTCATGTATGTGAACAtgattgttgtttgttttacAAAGAGCATTCAACTAAAGAGACTTGTCCAATTTGcagaagtagtagatggatttcTCCTGAAAAAACTGATGGAAAAAAGGTACcacataaggtgatgcgttactttccatgAACTCCTCGATTAAAAAGACTGTACAGTTCAAGACTTACAGCGAAGCAAATGTTATGGCACTATACTGGGAAATCAAAAGACGATGGGATAATGAGACACCCAGTGGATGGGTTAGCGTGGAAGGATTTTGATGACAAACATCCTGATTTTGCTAGTGAACCTCGGAATGTTCGTTTAGGTTTAGCTGCAGATGGTTTCAATCTGTTTGGCAACATGAGTCAAGCATATAGTATGTGGCATGTGGTGTTGGCTAACTACAATCTTCCACCTTGGATGTGTATGAAAGATAATAATTTCATATTATCCATTCTTATTCCTGGACCAAAATCACCGGGAAAGGACATGGATATATTcttgagaccattggtggatgagttaaagGAGTTATGGGTTAATGGTGTCGATACAAGAGATAGTATAACCAACACTATGTTCAAGTTGCGTGCAGCCTTATTGTGGACAGTTAACGATTTTCCTGCTCGTAGCTATttatctggatggagtggtcagggatacaaagcttgtccgacGTGTAATGAAGATACAACTTCTGTTaaagtgatcggtaagacatcttacattggtcacagaagattccttCCAAGTAaccatcgaatgagaagagacactCAGTTTGACGGACAAATCGAGAGAAGACGTCCACCAAGACGTTTTACTTGTGAGGAAATATTAGAACAAGTAAACAAACTTGTACCACAAGTTCCTGGAAAACACGAGATGTTTAGAGGTGTCAAACGTAGGCGTATTGCAGAAGATCAAAATTGGAggaagaaaagcatattttatgaGCTTGATTATTGGTCTTCGAacactttaaaacaaaacattgatgtcatgcatgtggagaagaatgtgtgtgatagtttgttaggCACAATCTTGGATAATGATAAAtccaaggacaccactaatgcaagacatgatttgaaaaagttTGGAGTAAGGGAATCGTTGTGGATATATGAAGATGACAGTGGAAAGTTAATGAAGCCTCATGCCCCTTATGTTCTCACATCTGATCAAAGAATGCAATTTTGTAAATTTATTCGTGATGTGAAATTTCCAGATAATTTTTGTTCCAATTTAAAGAAGAAAGTAAATGCTGATTTAACAAATATCAACGGTTTAAAGTCCCACGACAGTCATgtaataatgcaacgattactatcagtgggtgttcgcaagtttctttcAAAGAGTATATCGccactttttaattatatgtttggacttTCTTCCCAGTTTCCTCAGACACAACCTATGGGAAGTCAGTTTGGAGGATaaccgcagcagcagcaacaacatccTATGTATGGTCAATTTGGGCCGTTCATGCAGCAGCAGCCGGTATATCCTCATTATGGAGGATCGACACAACAGCCCGTTTATAATCAGCAATACTACACTTCTCCGAATCAACAACAGCAGCAGTCTCCTTTGATTCGCCCACAGCCTCGGCCATATTATCCTTCGCCACCAGCACCACAGTCTCATGAAGGTTTGAGTCGAAGTACGAATGTTGAAGATTTTttaaatgaaacttttgatgaagacaataataattagtttaggttttattatttactattaaatttaagtgtatgttttttttttattttgaaaagacaattttagtattttaaagttgtatttttaatttggatattaatttaaataatattgattttatttctaattttttttaattataagtttagttatttaatattaattatatataatttataaaaattaattattttttttaaatatattttattattaccggcggagaccGCCGGTAATAATGTGTCAGACGTGAATTCTGACCAAATTATTGCCGGCGGGATCCGCCGGTAATTATCCGCTGGTAataatattattaccggcgggaggCTAGTTCGCCGGTAATAATGACTTTTACCGACCGGTTTTTACCGGCAGATTATTGCCGGCGGAGACCGCCGGTAATACTTTTCCCGGCGGCTTTCCTGACTATTGCCGGCGGTTTTCTCCGCCAGTAATAGCTTGTTTTCCTGTAGtgttatatgttttgtagttACTGTTTAGTTGCTTTATCCTTTTaagtttgttttgtttctttttgGAGGTTGCAAATGATAAAAATGGTGATCCTACTATTCAAGCAACAACTTCTTTTTTAGATGGGATAAGTCAAGATAATGTTGATGATACATTGGAGTTTAAGGCTATTTCTTTGACGaaggtttatttatttttttggtatattgtaatttatttttgtgtgtgtagtttggttttatttatttattcttttgtgTTGTTTGATATGTCATTTGGTGATTTACATAACCATAAAATACAACAATTTAAACATCAACTTGACATCGACCCAATATCAACAAAGCAACTAAAAAACAACAGacatcaacaaaaaataaattaaaaataaaccaaataacAACCTCAGAAAATTaccaaaaaacataaaaaatatatatatctaagaCATACAAACGGAAAATATACccaatatatacaaaaaaaatattttcaattataaatcaACTAGACACCAACTTAATTTACCTAAGAAAAACTAAATATATGCCCAAAAATAAACTAGAAAATATTGTTGGAGATGATCATTGTCTTACATTGGAGTTAGTTGTATACCTtatgcatatatatttttattaaaaagaataatttttgtgatttttggtaATTTTTTCGAGCttatttttttatagatatttagTTGATTTTTAGTTGTTTTGTTGACACTAAGTTGATGtttaagtttgttttattttatggttTTGTAAATTACCAAATAgcacaaaagaaaaacaaatacaaaCCAAAATATATACCCAACAAAATACTATAATATACTTAAAATATACTAAGGATGTACAAAAAAAATacctaaaattaattaaatgctACACCTAAGAGCGTTGTTTTCATAAAGTATCTAATAACTACTTCAAATAATGAAAAACTATCCTCATAAATGaagaaatattattatatatgcaatatatatttttattttattttaattacttttacatgtaataataataatatacacaTTCACTTTATTTTTTAGAGATACGCTTAGCAAAATTCAATATATTAAATTGAAGAActttcacatatcataaacaccTGTTAGCCTTCTTAAACACTCATCTTTCCAAATACTTTTTGACCAATTTAAGCATTTTCATTCGACGTCATTCACTCTTCATcaagtaatatatatttatatttatatatatatatatatatagctagatATGTTATAGGAAAATCATTTTCCAATTGATTTCTCAACAAATGAATCCCAGGATGATTTTGGACATCGAAACAAGAGATTTGAGAGCTGAAGAGGAGACCGTAAAATAGAAAGAATTGACGCACTATAGTAATAgcgaattttttatttttttttataaccgtataaaagatattttttgcacttttttttttgtgtatatGTGAAAAAATCCCTAAATTTTAATGAATCGATGTTATTCCTcatctttttagtttattttatacacattattattaattattcatgtttgttgttttttttctttaaaaagttAACTGATACAGGTTGTTTATTAGAATGTAATATGGGATTTGAGGAAAGTTAATCTGTTAAAGAAACCCATATTAATTATAGCTCTTTgaaaattaagtttctaaaactTGACTATATGGTGTCATATTTTATATGTTAAGTTTTAAAAtgccatattttaaaaaaaaaatccctaaaTTGAATTGTGCTTCAGCACAGCTTCAATTgataaatatcattttaaataTCTAATTTATTAATGAGTTCTAAAAcctcttttattttaaaaataaatttttaattttaattgtgttataatatttGAGGGTAAATCAAATTAAGAGGTACAATTTGTTGGGGATTTATGGCTTACACTTTCTAGTCCAACAATGAATAATGTGaattaattcaatattttaaaccctagagactaatcaagaagcttctaatctttcctaggatcgctatgcctcgatcctcacttgattccgactcccagaactcgagatttcttcgaaaatgcttcgaacgATAAAAACGAACTAAtgggaaagaacgagaggttttctaacgtacgttctatctgacaagctacttcaagcttaagtaacttcaAATAAAatctagtgctcggggtcccaaaaacctccccggggacattatagtcaaaacttctaggATTTCAtcctgatctgaataactctcaatttattatcaaataaccttctcattatccaatatcccaataaaagaccctcATTATGACAAAACAACTAACTCATagtataagaccgtctcatgccgaatgactcaaatatatctccataataatgagatctcattcacaatatgcacccaaatatacaaatatgccctcaacgggccaaattaccagaatatcataatattcaaatgtggacctacatgcatgcatataacatcatattataatataattcacataaacatgcacataactTCCGCTAACTGGACTTAAGTAAAACGCGTGTTTCACTTCACTAGTCAGCAATTGCTCGTAGTGCTTGGCATGACGTAATAAATTACTCCGAATCATGCACGATGTAAAAACTATATATTAAAGTGAGAGGTTGTTACGACGAGTAGAGTTCGGCATAATAAACCCCGAGAATCTATTATAAAGCGCAATAGGCATAATAATGGCATTAGGAACTTTTGTGCAATCTCAATTTTGAACTAGACTTAATGAATATGATGAaatattgtttttgtcatcaatAAAAAAGTTTAAGTGTTTAAGTAGTTATGTGTAACTTTTATAACAGCTTATTCTTTTTTATTATGTATAAATAGAAGCCTAGCTGTTAGAAACGTGAGATTCCAGAACATTTAATAGGAAAATTTTACAAGTCAAACTTTTTATTCATCGACAGGTATGGGGACAGGCATCCTGAACAAACGATCTTAATCCATATGTAATTAAAAAGCAATTATTTAAGACACTTTTGCACTTTAAGGAATGAAATTCTTTGGCTGATAGAGTTTCTCTCTATTTAAAACTTCAAATATTGCAATATATACAATGGAATATGTATATTCTATACATACAAATCATGACTAACTATATACAAGTATCATATATGGAATGGATATTATTGATATCCAAACAacttctaatcatataatcctaTAGATCTTCATAATAACCTCCATAGAAATATGAATCTAATTAAGTTGCTAATTCATTTCCTTGATCACTGAATTTCTAGCCCTATTGATATTTACAAGACACAAATAAACATGCTCCTCCAACtcctcaacatgtcttctaaacCCTAAATCACCCTTCTTAATAAGTTCTTTAACCACCTGCAAACAAAATCTATGCTCTCTCCTCTCTAAGCAGGACTCCAACAATTCCTTGTTGTGCTCAAGCCCATCTTGAACCCGCACCACGAGCCGGTTCATCGTGTTGTATTCCCTACTCAAGATATAGGTTCCTTTAGCTGCTAAATCAAGCCGATCTCCAACTTTTCTAAGAACCCCACTTCTCAAAAATGGCAAATCAGAGATTTTTCTGGCCATGCGCTTAATAGGGAAGCTGAAAATGACTGGTCCTACGAAAACAGCGGTGGCAGTATGAGCTGCTAAGGCTATGACACCACAAGTTGCAGCTATGCAAATCCCAGAAGCCTTTTGAAAACACTTGATGATTTTGATCTTCTTTGTTACTTTCTTTCTCATCGATTTTAAGCTCTTCAAAACCGAGGAGTACTTGTCATGAATCAGCTTGAAATCGAGCTTGTTTGGAGTTAAGAATAATGCGTAGTTTAGCTCTGAAACGATCAG from the Humulus lupulus chromosome X, drHumLupu1.1, whole genome shotgun sequence genome contains:
- the LOC133805532 gene encoding UPF0496 protein At1g20180-like — translated: MWAKLKPSKITLGVEEELRQVGKSLNVNEEYLSALRTKSYGEFLSKAHQILANHHHYHHHKFSETLLEPGQESIPKILEESTLLLSKIPELKTLLLNYFDITAEASKFCSHLLKGINQIKSTYLLITQVFDEIDYDEEYYFSIHENNNVKLIVSELNYALFLTPNKLDFKLIHDKYSSVLKSLKSMRKKVTKKIKIIKCFQKASGICIAATCGVIALAAHTATAVFVGPVIFSFPIKRMARKISDLPFLRSGVLRKVGDRLDLAAKGTYILSREYNTMNRLVVRVQDGLEHNKELLESCLERREHRFCLQVVKELIKKGDLGFRRHVEELEEHVYLCLVNINRARNSVIKEMN